From the Streptomyces pluripotens genome, one window contains:
- a CDS encoding sensor histidine kinase encodes MNAPTDPGDRPSLRTFVPVLAVAATLSALVVYAAVAAAPAPVRAPLAWGGGAAAVVLSAAVATAAHALRTGRAARHRLAGVTQDIGRLLQQQARATEEARQERLRLTDELTRQRGEFAATWAAERARLEQQDAVEAERLHRENSYLASELEQARRERDAAISATSNAAARMQALATAMLADLRAMEERHTDEDVLADLLHLDHRTAQAGRLADSIAVLTGARSGRRWARPIGMESVLRGAMGRIAGYRRVRLHSVSETAVAGHAAEGVMHALAELLDNAANFSPPTAEVHVYVEEVPAGVIVSVEDSGLVMGEVQLRRAERAVSGDVSGLGGLTGTRLGLAVVGRLARKHGLKVSFRPSARGGTGVLVLVPQDILTTPAPAERAAATARPVAASPAGDPVTVEAAPAQESDTPATEIGPAGLPRRRRGHTLAEAGRTRRPHDDDQRRAPDADAGRARAARFSSFRKAVRPTASGSRQAGPEPAPPTPGTAPGDHGASTSHSTAPDGQSAEAPRSAMGYDQTASPRESVSHTAEHTSPATSSQPHAHPEGDTTP; translated from the coding sequence ATGAACGCGCCCACCGATCCCGGCGACCGCCCTTCCCTCCGTACGTTCGTCCCTGTCCTCGCCGTAGCCGCCACGCTGTCGGCACTCGTGGTCTACGCCGCTGTCGCGGCGGCTCCGGCCCCGGTACGCGCCCCGCTGGCCTGGGGCGGAGGTGCCGCGGCGGTAGTACTCAGCGCGGCCGTGGCCACGGCCGCGCACGCCCTGCGGACCGGGCGGGCCGCCCGGCACCGGCTAGCCGGCGTCACCCAGGACATCGGACGGCTGTTGCAGCAACAGGCCCGTGCAACCGAGGAGGCGCGCCAGGAACGGCTGCGGCTCACTGACGAACTCACACGTCAACGTGGCGAGTTCGCCGCTACCTGGGCGGCCGAACGCGCCCGCCTGGAGCAGCAGGACGCGGTGGAGGCCGAGCGCCTCCACCGAGAGAACTCATACCTGGCGAGCGAGCTGGAGCAGGCCCGGCGGGAGCGGGACGCAGCGATCTCCGCGACCTCCAACGCCGCTGCCCGGATGCAGGCACTGGCCACGGCCATGCTGGCCGACCTGCGCGCGATGGAGGAGCGGCACACCGACGAGGACGTCCTCGCCGACCTCCTCCATCTCGACCACCGCACCGCCCAGGCCGGCCGGCTCGCCGACTCCATCGCCGTGCTGACCGGGGCACGTTCGGGCCGCCGTTGGGCACGGCCCATCGGCATGGAGTCAGTCCTGCGTGGTGCGATGGGCCGGATCGCCGGCTACCGTCGGGTGCGGTTGCACTCGGTCAGCGAGACCGCCGTCGCCGGGCACGCCGCTGAGGGCGTGATGCACGCACTGGCCGAACTCCTCGACAACGCCGCCAACTTCTCACCGCCGACCGCCGAGGTCCACGTCTATGTCGAGGAGGTACCGGCCGGGGTCATCGTTTCCGTGGAGGACAGCGGCCTGGTGATGGGCGAGGTACAGCTGCGTCGCGCCGAGCGGGCGGTGTCCGGTGACGTCTCCGGACTGGGTGGCCTGACCGGCACTCGACTCGGGCTCGCCGTGGTCGGCCGACTGGCCCGCAAGCACGGACTCAAGGTCTCCTTCCGACCCTCCGCGCGCGGCGGTACCGGCGTGCTGGTGCTGGTTCCGCAGGACATCCTCACCACCCCGGCCCCGGCCGAACGGGCCGCCGCGACGGCACGGCCGGTGGCCGCGAGTCCGGCCGGGGACCCGGTCACCGTCGAAGCTGCCCCGGCCCAGGAGTCCGACACGCCGGCGACGGAGATCGGCCCGGCCGGGCTACCCAGGCGGCGCCGGGGCCATACCCTCGCCGAGGCGGGACGCACCCGTAGGCCACACGACGACGACCAACGCCGCGCCCCCGACGCCGACGCGGGAAGGGCCCGGGCCGCCCGTTTCAGCAGCTTCCGCAAGGCCGTCCGGCCGACCGCATCCGGATCCCGGCAGGCCGGCCCCGAGCCGGCTCCGCCCACACCGGGCACCGCGCCCGGCGACCACGGCGCGAGCACCTCGCACAGCACCGCGCCGGACGGCCAGAGTGCCGAAGCCCCCCGAAGCGCCATGGGGTACGACCAAACGGCCTCACCCCGCGAGTCCGTTTCCCACACCGCCGAACACACTTCCCCGGCCACTTCTTCCCAACCGCACGCGCACCCGGAAGGCGACACCACTCCATGA
- a CDS encoding roadblock/LC7 domain-containing protein produces MTGPTTADDKLTWLLEGLLERTPGARHALVLSRDGLKLCRSPELSVDQADQLAAIAAGIQSLSHGASIEFGDGTGGVRSAMTEFYGGVLFIVEAGAGAHLAVVTAEDADAGVVGHNMSELVEQLGEYLTALPRTS; encoded by the coding sequence ATGACCGGCCCGACCACCGCCGACGACAAGCTCACCTGGCTCCTGGAGGGCCTGCTGGAGAGGACCCCCGGCGCCCGGCACGCGCTCGTGCTCTCCCGGGACGGGCTGAAGCTGTGCCGTTCCCCGGAGCTGAGCGTCGACCAGGCCGACCAGCTCGCCGCGATCGCCGCCGGTATCCAGTCACTGTCGCACGGTGCGTCCATCGAGTTCGGCGACGGCACCGGCGGTGTGCGCTCGGCGATGACGGAGTTCTACGGCGGTGTGCTGTTCATCGTGGAGGCGGGCGCGGGCGCCCATCTGGCCGTCGTCACCGCCGAGGACGCGGACGCCGGGGTCGTCGGGCACAACATGAGCGAGCTGGTGGAGCAGCTCGGCGAGTATCTGACGGCCCTGCCCCGTACCTCATGA
- a CDS encoding DUF742 domain-containing protein, whose protein sequence is MNRPGRDDAPDRLYTITQGRSRTDPDNPFDLVTLVVAESAPAAGMQSEHVAILGMARYPTSVVEIAAELRLPVSITKVLLCDLLASGRVSARHPHRPAITDPDILEQVLVGLRNL, encoded by the coding sequence ATCAACCGCCCGGGCCGGGACGATGCTCCCGACCGTCTCTACACCATCACCCAGGGCCGCAGCCGGACCGACCCGGACAACCCCTTCGACCTGGTCACCCTGGTGGTCGCCGAATCGGCTCCGGCGGCCGGCATGCAGTCGGAGCACGTGGCGATCCTCGGCATGGCCCGGTACCCCACGTCGGTGGTGGAGATCGCCGCCGAGCTGCGGCTGCCGGTGAGCATCACCAAGGTGCTGCTGTGCGACCTGCTGGCATCGGGCCGCGTCAGTGCCCGGCATCCACACAGGCCGGCCATAACCGACCCCGACATCCTGGAGCAGGTGCTCGTTGGACTCCGCAACCTCTGA
- a CDS encoding GTP-binding protein translates to MGASADNGFKIVVVGGFGVGKTTLVRSVSEIRPLNTEEMMTQAGETVDDIRQVSGKSATTVAFDFGRISLDARNVLYLFGAPGQERFWFLWDRLFSGTLGAVVLVDTRRIDDSWYAIDRLEHHGTPFVVACNDFGGPVHAGEDVRDALDLDPQVPLVDCDARSRQSSKQVLITLVQHVKDRYADPSARTGLPRQEFV, encoded by the coding sequence TTGGGTGCCTCCGCCGATAACGGTTTCAAGATCGTGGTCGTGGGCGGCTTCGGTGTCGGCAAGACCACCCTGGTCCGCTCCGTCAGCGAGATCCGTCCCCTCAACACCGAGGAGATGATGACCCAGGCCGGCGAAACGGTCGACGACATCCGCCAGGTGAGCGGCAAGTCCGCCACCACGGTCGCCTTCGACTTCGGCCGAATCAGCCTGGACGCGCGCAATGTGCTGTACCTGTTCGGCGCGCCGGGACAGGAGCGGTTCTGGTTCCTGTGGGACCGGCTGTTCTCGGGCACGCTGGGAGCGGTCGTGCTGGTGGACACCCGCAGGATCGACGACTCCTGGTACGCGATCGACCGCCTGGAGCACCACGGCACGCCGTTCGTCGTGGCCTGCAACGACTTCGGCGGCCCCGTCCATGCCGGCGAGGACGTGCGCGACGCCCTCGACCTCGACCCGCAGGTGCCGCTGGTCGACTGCGACGCCCGCTCCCGCCAGTCGAGCAAGCAGGTCCTGATCACGCTGGTGCAGCACGTGAAGGACCGGTACGCCGACCCGTCCGCCAGGACGGGCCTGCCCCGACAGGAGTTCGTGTGA
- a CDS encoding cytochrome P450: MTTPDAVPLNGPRFQTEPARLYRDMRRDHGAVVPVLLDGGIPAWLVLGYRELHQVTGDPSLFSRDSELWNQWENIPADWPLLPMIGHRQPSILYTVGERHRQRAAMISDALEAVDPFELRGQAERFADELIDALCTVGEADLVTQYAMLLPVRVLARLYGFPDADGPGLVTALNDMIDGRERALAGQAHLATSMGQLLADRKKEPAEDVVSRMLADDSGFSDEEVAQDLMVMMAAGHQPTADWIGNSLRLMLTDDRFAASLFGGRHSVAEAMNEVLWEDTPTQNVAGRWAARDTHLGGRRIQAGDLLLLGLQGANSDPQVRTDASALTGGNSAHFSFGHGEHRCPFPAQEIAEVIARTGIEVVLDRLPDIDLAVPAGSLSRRPSPWLRGLSELPVRFTPTPALGGTAR, translated from the coding sequence GTGACCACCCCCGACGCCGTCCCCCTCAACGGACCGCGGTTCCAGACCGAACCCGCCCGCCTGTACCGGGACATGCGGCGCGACCACGGCGCAGTGGTCCCGGTACTGCTCGACGGTGGCATCCCCGCTTGGCTGGTGCTCGGCTACCGGGAGCTGCACCAGGTGACCGGCGATCCGTCGTTGTTCAGCCGGGATTCGGAACTGTGGAACCAGTGGGAGAACATCCCCGCTGACTGGCCGCTGCTCCCGATGATCGGCCACCGGCAGCCGTCGATCCTCTACACGGTCGGCGAACGGCACCGGCAGCGCGCGGCGATGATCAGCGATGCGCTGGAGGCGGTGGACCCATTCGAACTCCGTGGTCAGGCCGAGCGGTTCGCGGACGAGCTGATCGACGCCCTGTGCACCGTCGGCGAGGCGGACCTCGTCACGCAGTACGCGATGCTGCTGCCGGTGCGGGTCCTCGCCCGGCTCTACGGTTTCCCGGACGCGGACGGGCCCGGCCTGGTCACCGCCCTCAACGACATGATCGACGGACGGGAGCGGGCCCTCGCCGGCCAGGCCCATCTGGCGACGTCCATGGGGCAGTTGCTCGCGGACCGGAAGAAGGAGCCCGCCGAGGACGTGGTGTCCCGGATGCTCGCCGACGACAGCGGGTTCAGCGACGAGGAGGTTGCCCAGGACCTGATGGTGATGATGGCGGCCGGGCACCAGCCCACCGCCGACTGGATCGGCAACTCACTACGGCTGATGCTGACCGACGACCGGTTCGCCGCCTCCTTGTTCGGCGGCCGGCACAGCGTCGCCGAGGCGATGAACGAGGTTCTCTGGGAGGACACGCCCACCCAGAACGTGGCCGGCCGCTGGGCCGCCCGCGACACCCACCTGGGCGGCCGGCGCATCCAGGCCGGCGATTTGCTGCTGCTCGGGCTGCAGGGTGCCAACTCCGATCCGCAGGTACGCACCGACGCCTCCGCGCTGACCGGCGGCAACAGCGCGCACTTCTCCTTCGGTCACGGCGAGCACCGCTGCCCGTTCCCCGCGCAGGAGATCGCCGAGGTGATCGCGCGGACCGGCATCGAGGTCGTCCTGGACCGTTTGCCGGACATCGACCTGGCGGTGCCGGCCGGGTCCCTCAGCCGTCGGCCCTCGCCCTGGCTGCGCGGGCTCAGCGAGTTGCCCGTGCGGTTCACCCCGACCCCTGCCCTGGGAGGCACAGCACGATGA
- a CDS encoding cytochrome P450 family protein, giving the protein MTTGSAPSRIALDPFVTDLDSESAALRAAGPLAAVELPGGVPVWAVTHHAEAKALLTDPRLVKDINVWGAWQRGDIPADWPLIGLANPGRSMLTVDGADHRRLRTLVAQALTPRRVEQMRERIGKLTRDLLDALPADGEVVDLKAAFAYPLPMYVIADLMGIEKALLPRLKVLFEKFFSTQTPPEEVIATLTELAQIMAGTVAAKRAEPGDDLTSALILASENGDRLTDEEIVSTLQLMVAAGHETTISLIVNAVVNLSTHPGQRDLVLAGKADWSAVIEETLRWSTPTSHVLIRFAAQDVPVGDKVIPAGDALIVSYGAIGRDEQAHGPSAGEFDITRESGNRHISFGHGPHVCPGAALSRLEAGVALPALYARFPRLDLAVPPTQLRNKPVVTQNDLYELPVRLNP; this is encoded by the coding sequence ATGACGACCGGTAGCGCACCATCCCGGATCGCCCTCGACCCATTCGTCACCGACCTGGACAGTGAGAGCGCGGCGCTGCGCGCGGCCGGCCCGCTCGCCGCCGTCGAACTGCCCGGCGGGGTCCCGGTGTGGGCCGTCACCCACCACGCCGAGGCTAAGGCGCTGCTCACCGACCCGCGTCTGGTGAAGGACATCAACGTGTGGGGCGCCTGGCAGCGGGGCGACATACCCGCGGACTGGCCGCTGATCGGCCTCGCCAACCCTGGCCGCTCCATGCTCACCGTGGACGGTGCCGACCACCGCCGACTGCGTACGCTGGTCGCCCAGGCGCTGACCCCGCGCCGGGTGGAGCAGATGCGCGAGCGGATCGGCAAGCTCACCCGGGACCTGCTGGACGCGCTGCCCGCCGACGGCGAGGTCGTCGACCTGAAGGCGGCCTTCGCCTATCCGCTGCCCATGTACGTCATCGCCGACCTCATGGGGATCGAGAAGGCGCTGCTGCCCCGACTGAAGGTGCTGTTCGAGAAGTTCTTCTCCACCCAGACCCCTCCCGAGGAAGTCATTGCGACCCTCACGGAGTTGGCGCAGATCATGGCCGGGACGGTGGCGGCGAAGCGGGCGGAGCCGGGCGACGACCTGACCAGCGCGCTGATCCTCGCCTCGGAGAACGGCGACCGCCTGACGGACGAGGAGATCGTCTCCACGCTGCAGTTGATGGTGGCGGCAGGCCACGAGACAACGATCTCCCTGATCGTCAACGCCGTGGTGAACCTCTCCACGCATCCCGGTCAGCGCGACCTGGTGCTGGCCGGCAAAGCCGACTGGTCGGCCGTGATCGAGGAGACCCTGCGCTGGTCCACACCGACCTCGCACGTCCTGATCCGGTTCGCGGCGCAGGACGTACCGGTCGGTGACAAGGTGATCCCGGCCGGGGACGCGCTCATCGTGTCGTACGGCGCGATCGGCCGGGACGAGCAGGCGCACGGCCCGAGCGCCGGGGAGTTCGACATCACCCGCGAGAGCGGGAACCGCCACATCTCCTTCGGCCACGGCCCGCACGTGTGCCCCGGTGCCGCTCTGTCCCGTCTGGAGGCGGGGGTGGCGCTCCCTGCGCTGTACGCCCGATTCCCCCGCCTGGATCTGGCGGTCCCTCCCACGCAGCTGCGCAACAAGCCCGTGGTCACGCAGAACGACCTGTACGAGCTGCCGGTACGGCTGAACCCGTAG
- a CDS encoding DUF6415 family natural product biosynthesis protein produces MNTTMNHDSATVPVDIETARAIVRLLLGPDDAPELLPPAPSEVGTLTTLLRGQLALLIPEVEAKASRLSKQSIPRYCALACIGEAVRKLRLGDGDTPAVRVAVARKLARSAKALCDHYDKLDGGAASQSKSR; encoded by the coding sequence CCCGGTGGACATCGAGACGGCGCGGGCGATCGTACGCCTCCTGCTCGGCCCGGACGACGCCCCCGAGTTACTGCCGCCGGCCCCCAGCGAAGTGGGCACGCTCACCACGCTGCTGCGCGGCCAGCTGGCGTTGCTGATCCCCGAGGTCGAGGCGAAGGCCTCGCGACTGTCGAAGCAGAGCATCCCGCGGTACTGCGCACTCGCCTGCATCGGCGAGGCGGTTCGGAAGCTACGACTGGGGGACGGCGACACACCGGCCGTCCGCGTGGCCGTGGCACGGAAGTTGGCCCGTTCCGCGAAGGCCCTGTGCGACCACTACGACAAGCTCGATGGCGGAGCAGCTTCGCAGAGCAAGTCCCGGTGA